One Ricinus communis isolate WT05 ecotype wild-type chromosome 7, ASM1957865v1, whole genome shotgun sequence genomic region harbors:
- the LOC107262275 gene encoding exopolygalacturonase clone GBGA483-like, producing MGSKLIAGATCLLFLLLSVSKAQGAIFGTKKFDVKKYGAKADGKTDDSQAINSAWQDACESKIASTVVIGKGKYMVGPVKFQGPCKNPITVKVQGNIKAPVDIDRFQLQDGWIVFKNINGLQVFGGGTFDGQGSIHWSKYNCVRTGRCKSLPSNIRFTSLSNSEIQEITSLNSKFYHMTVFNCNNITLENVVINAPETSLNTDGIHVGRSTEVKITGAKIKTGDECVSIGEGSQQVAIERVTCGPGHGISIGSLGRYHDEQPVVGVKVRNCRLTSTTNGIRIKTWPASPTGIASNLHFEDITMNNVSNPIHINQQYCPYNKCQAKIPSRVKIHSVSFKNIRGTSATKLAVKLICSKGVPCQNVSLGNINLKYNGSQDKTTSECVNVKPRILGKMVPPGCVTSV from the exons ATGGGTTCCAAACTGATTGCAGGAGCTACGTGCCTTTTATTCTTGTTGCTATCAGTAAGTAAAGCACAAGGTGCAATATTTGGTACAAAAAAATTTGatgtaaaaaaatatggaGCAAAGGCAGATGGCAAAACAGATGATAGCCAG GCTATAAATAGTGCCTGGCAAGATGCATGTGAATCCAAGATCGCAAGCACGGTTGTGATAGGAAAAGGGAAGTACATGGTTGGTCCTGTGAAGTTTCAGGGTCCCTGCAAAAATCCAATAACTGTTAAAGTCCAAGGAAACATCAAGGCTCCAGTGGACATCGACCGATTCCAGTTACAAGATGGTTGGATcgttttcaaaaatattaatggaTTACAGGTTTTTGGAGGTGGAACATTTGATGGGCAAGGATCTATTCATTGGTCCAAATATAATTGTGTAAGGACCGGAAGATGCAAATCACTACCAAGT AACATAAGATTCACATCTCTCAGCAACTCAGAGATCCAAGAAATAACCTCACTAAACAGCAAGTTTTACCACATGACTGTTTTCAACTGCAACAATATTACCCTTGAAAATGTTGTGATCAATGCACCAGAAACCAGCCTAAACACAGATGGAATTCACGTCGGTCGATCGACTGAAGTGAAGATCACTGGTGCCAAAATCAAAACTGGGGATGAATGTGTCTCTATTGGAGAAGGTAGCCAGCAAGTAGCCATTGAGAGAGTGACCTGTGGACCTGGCCATGGCATTAGCATTGGAAGTCTTGGCAGATATCACGACGAACAGCCAGTTGTTGGAGTTAAAGTAAGGAATTGTAGACTTACAAGCACCACAAATGGTATCAGGATTAAAACTTGGCCAGCTTCTCCGACCGGTATTGCCTCGAATTTGCATTTTGAGGACATAACTATGAACAATGTCAGCAATCCAATTCATATCAACCAACAATACTGCCCTTATAATAAATGTCAGGCAAAG aTTCCCTCGCGTGTCAAGATCCACAGCGTCAGCTTCAAGAATATCCGGGGAACATCTGCGACGAAACTTGCAGTGAAACTAATATGTAGCAAAGGCGTGCCCTGCCAGAATGTGTCCCTTGGGAACATTAATCTGAAATACAACGGATCACAGGACAAAACTACGTCAGAATGTGTTAATGTGAAGCCCAGGATCCTTGGGAAAATGGTTCCACCTGGCTGTGTCACGTCtgtatga